In the genome of Monodelphis domestica isolate mMonDom1 chromosome 2, mMonDom1.pri, whole genome shotgun sequence, one region contains:
- the MTRES1 gene encoding mitochondrial transcription rescue factor 1, giving the protein MYAMTSLRLPICALRKPNSWIGLWGTSLAHKPCTSWSQYINYSSYQLNASNYRTLFFHSISSVKLPELLISPECISLFSIRLKSSTRSKKTSKKALQKADDEEDSDEDQEEMSEQEDEFEDDPNVVKDYKDLEKVVPSFRYDVILKTGLDIARNKVEDAFYKGELRLNGEKLWKKSRTVKLGDTLDLIIGGDKESDTEIAMRIVLRKVSEEKTESEKYRVVLRRWKRILLPKKSVSK; this is encoded by the exons ATGTATGCTATGACTAGTCTCAGATTGCCCATCTGTGCTTTAAGAAAGCCAAATTCCTGGATTGGACTCTGGGGGACATCTCTTGCACATAAACCCTGCACCTCTTGGAGTCAGTACATAAACTATTCTAGTTATCAGTTAAACGCATCAAACTATAGAACACTTTTCTTCCACAGCATTTCCTCTGTGAAACTCCCAGAGCTTTTAATATCTCCAGAATGCATTTCACTGTTTTCCATAAGACTCAAAAGCAGCACAAGGTCTAAAAAGACCAGCAAAAAGGCTTTGCAAAAAGCAGATGATGAGGAAGACTCTGATGAAGATCAAGAAGAGATGAGTGAgcaggaagatgaatttgaagATGACCCCAATGTGGTAAAAGACTATAAGGATTTGGAGAAAGTCGTCCCCTCTTTTCGGTATGATGTCATCTTGAAAACAGGCCTGGATATCGCAAGAAA CAAAGTAGAAGATGCATTCTACAAAGGTGAACTCAGATTGAATGGAGAAAAGTTATGGAAGAAAAGCAGAACG GTAAAACTGGGCGATACGCTGGATCTTATCATTGGAGGggataaagaatcagacacagaGATAGCTATGCGAATTGTCCTGAGAAAAGTGTCAGAAGAGAAGACAGAATCTGAAAAATACAGAGTGGTATTACGCCGGTGGAAACGAATCCTGTTGCCCAAGAAGAGCGTGTCTAAGTAG